The following are encoded in a window of Pseudomonas sp. St316 genomic DNA:
- the hydA gene encoding dihydropyrimidinase: protein MSLLIRGATVITHDESYRADVLCADGVIKAIGENLDVPAGVEVLDGSGQYLMPGGIDPHTHMQLPFMGTVASEDFFSGTAAGLAGGTTSIIDFVIPNPQQSLMEAFHQWRGWSEKSASDYGFHVAITWWSEQVREEMAELVNHHGVNSFKHFMAYKNAIMAADDTLVASFERCLELGAVPTVHAENGELVYHLQRKLLAQGITGPEAHPLSRPSQVEGEAASRAIRIAETLGTPLYLVHVSTKEALDEITYARSKGQPVYGEVLAGHLLLDDSVYRDPDWQTAAGYVMSPPFRPRGHQEALWHGLQSGNLHTTATDHCCFCAEQKAAGRDDFSKIPNGTAGIEDRMAVLWHEGVNSGKLSMQDFVALTSTNTAKIFNLYPRKGAIRVGADADLVLWDPQGSRTISAKTHHQQVDFNIFEGKTVRGVPSHTISQGRLVWADGDLRAERGAGRYIERPAYPAVFDLLSKRAELQRPTAVKR, encoded by the coding sequence ATGTCTCTGTTGATCCGTGGTGCCACCGTTATTACCCATGATGAAAGTTATCGCGCCGACGTGTTGTGTGCCGACGGCGTGATCAAGGCCATTGGTGAAAACCTGGATGTTCCAGCCGGCGTCGAAGTGCTCGATGGCAGCGGCCAATACCTGATGCCCGGCGGCATCGACCCCCATACGCACATGCAGTTGCCGTTCATGGGCACGGTCGCCAGTGAAGACTTCTTCAGCGGCACGGCGGCGGGCCTGGCCGGCGGCACCACATCCATCATCGACTTCGTGATTCCCAATCCCCAGCAGTCGCTGATGGAAGCCTTCCACCAGTGGCGCGGCTGGTCCGAAAAAAGCGCCAGCGACTACGGTTTCCACGTGGCAATCACCTGGTGGAGCGAACAGGTCCGCGAAGAAATGGCCGAGCTGGTCAATCATCACGGCGTGAACAGCTTCAAGCACTTCATGGCCTACAAGAACGCAATCATGGCCGCCGACGACACCTTGGTGGCGAGCTTCGAGCGCTGCCTGGAACTGGGCGCGGTGCCCACCGTGCACGCCGAGAACGGCGAACTGGTCTATCACCTACAACGCAAGTTGCTGGCCCAGGGCATCACCGGGCCCGAAGCCCATCCGTTGTCGCGCCCCTCACAAGTGGAGGGCGAAGCCGCGAGCCGCGCCATCCGCATCGCCGAAACCCTGGGTACACCGCTGTACCTGGTGCATGTGTCGACCAAAGAAGCCCTGGACGAAATCACCTACGCCCGCAGCAAGGGCCAACCGGTCTACGGTGAAGTACTGGCCGGCCACTTGCTGCTGGACGACAGCGTCTATCGCGACCCGGACTGGCAGACCGCCGCCGGTTACGTGATGAGCCCACCCTTCCGCCCGCGCGGGCATCAGGAAGCACTCTGGCACGGCTTGCAATCGGGCAACCTGCACACCACCGCCACCGACCACTGCTGTTTCTGCGCCGAACAGAAAGCCGCCGGCCGTGACGACTTCAGCAAGATCCCCAACGGCACCGCCGGCATCGAAGACCGCATGGCGGTGCTCTGGCACGAGGGGGTCAACAGCGGCAAATTGTCGATGCAGGACTTCGTCGCCCTCACCTCCACCAACACCGCGAAAATCTTCAACCTCTACCCGCGCAAAGGGGCGATCCGCGTCGGTGCCGATGCCGACCTGGTGCTTTGGGACCCACAAGGCAGCCGCACGATTTCCGCCAAGACCCACCATCAGCAAGTGGACTTCAACATCTTCGAAGGCAAGACCGTGCGCGGCGTGCCCAGCCACACCATCAGCCAGGGCCGGCTGGTCTGGGCCGATGGCGACCTGCGGGCCGAACGGGGCGCGGGGCGCTACATCGAACGGCCGGCGTATCCGGCGGTGTTTGATTTGCTGAGCAAGCGGGCTGAGTTGCAGCGCCCGACGGCTGTGAAGCGCTGA
- a CDS encoding NAD(P)-dependent oxidoreductase, giving the protein MIQPLSHLPHSQEDPATLAARFSDLAPPLNARQAHLEASRCLYCYDAPCVNACPSEIDIPSFIRNIHQDNVQGAAQKILSANILGGSCARVCPTEVLCQQACVRNNAHECAPVLIGSLQRYAVDNAHFSEHPFQRAAATGKRIAVVGAGPAGLSCAHRSAMHGHEVVMFEARDKAGGLNEYGIAKYKLVDDYAQRELDFLLEIGGIEIRHGQKLGENLSLSDLHQQFDAVFLGLGLAASKQLGLSDEQAPGLLAATEYIRELRQADDLSQLPLADRCIVLGAGNTAIDMAVQMARLGARDVNLVYRRGLEDMGATLHEQDIAKANQVRLLTWAQPQQVLLDDAGHVRGMRFSRTHLENGRLVIGTDTFDLPADAIFKAIGQAFDDNALVDPLARELKRQDGRILVDEHLRTSIPGVYAGGDCTSLDQDLTVQAVQHGKLAAEAINAQLMLNVEAA; this is encoded by the coding sequence ATGATCCAGCCCTTGAGTCACCTCCCCCATTCCCAGGAAGACCCGGCCACCCTCGCCGCCCGTTTCAGCGACCTGGCGCCGCCACTCAATGCGCGCCAGGCCCACCTGGAAGCGTCTCGTTGCCTGTACTGCTACGACGCGCCCTGCGTGAACGCCTGTCCGAGCGAGATCGACATCCCTTCGTTCATTCGCAACATCCATCAGGACAACGTCCAAGGCGCGGCGCAGAAGATTCTTTCAGCCAACATCCTCGGTGGCAGTTGCGCTCGGGTCTGCCCCACCGAGGTCCTGTGCCAGCAAGCCTGCGTACGCAACAACGCTCATGAATGCGCACCCGTGCTGATCGGCTCGTTGCAACGCTATGCCGTGGACAACGCCCACTTCAGCGAACACCCCTTCCAGCGTGCCGCCGCCACCGGCAAGCGCATCGCCGTGGTCGGGGCCGGGCCGGCGGGGTTGTCGTGTGCGCATCGCAGCGCCATGCACGGCCATGAGGTGGTGATGTTCGAAGCCCGGGACAAGGCCGGTGGCCTCAACGAATACGGCATCGCCAAGTACAAACTGGTGGACGATTACGCCCAACGCGAACTGGACTTCCTGCTGGAGATCGGCGGCATCGAAATCCGCCACGGCCAGAAACTCGGCGAGAACCTGAGCCTGAGCGACCTGCACCAGCAGTTCGACGCGGTGTTCCTCGGCCTCGGTTTGGCCGCCAGCAAACAGCTGGGCCTGAGCGACGAACAGGCACCGGGGCTGCTGGCCGCCACCGAGTACATCCGCGAACTGCGCCAGGCCGACGACCTCAGCCAGTTGCCGCTGGCGGATCGTTGCATCGTGCTCGGTGCCGGCAACACCGCCATCGACATGGCCGTGCAAATGGCTCGCCTCGGCGCCCGGGACGTCAACCTGGTCTACCGTCGCGGCCTTGAAGACATGGGTGCCACCTTGCACGAGCAAGACATCGCCAAGGCCAATCAGGTGCGCCTGCTGACCTGGGCCCAACCGCAACAGGTGTTGCTTGATGACGCCGGTCATGTGCGCGGCATGCGCTTCTCCCGCACGCATCTGGAGAACGGTCGGCTGGTCATCGGCACCGACACCTTCGACCTGCCCGCCGACGCCATTTTCAAAGCCATTGGCCAAGCTTTCGACGACAACGCACTGGTGGATCCGCTGGCCCGGGAACTCAAGCGCCAGGACGGGCGGATTCTGGTGGACGAACACCTGCGCACCAGCATTCCCGGTGTCTACGCCGGCGGTGATTGCACCAGCCTGGACCAGGACCTCACCGTGCAGGCCGTGCAACATGGCAAGCTCGCCGCCGAGGCGATCAACGCTCAACTGATGCTCAACGTGGAGGCTGCGTAA
- a CDS encoding HAMP domain-containing sensor histidine kinase: MSLLNPAKGWRSSSSRLLALYSSLFVIWSAILMGVMYYEVFGYLDSLAKHSLMQRQHLFARIHGDQLEDALMASLTLDDRGVDAYGLFDPQLRHLNGPIQRIPADLPLDGRIHMLGGCVDSDDPSVPSDSCDAVATRTQDGRWLVLARDNGSLFAVTRIILHALFWGVSLTILPGIAGWHLLRRRPLQRIRKLQASAEAIVAGDLTHRLPLSSRRDELDMLAAIVNAMLDRIERLMNEVKGVCDNIAHDLRTPLTRLRAQLYRIQQQAPDGSPEALQMDQVIAETDTLMARFRGLLRISELEDQQRRSGFVRLDPLQLLQELHDFYLPLAEEGELTFTLEVPDALPLLNGDRALLFEAVSNLLSNSIKFTPPGGTVILRGVDQGDSTRIEVLDSGPGIPEAERRAVFRRFYRAEGSSQHGGFGLGLSIVAAIVNLHGFTLEVGSSEHGGARLVLDCRATLL; the protein is encoded by the coding sequence ATGTCATTGCTGAACCCTGCTAAAGGCTGGCGCTCCTCCAGCAGCCGTCTGCTGGCGCTGTACAGTTCGCTGTTCGTGATATGGAGCGCGATCCTGATGGGGGTCATGTACTACGAAGTGTTTGGCTACCTCGACAGCCTGGCCAAGCACTCCCTGATGCAGCGCCAGCACCTGTTCGCCCGGATCCATGGCGATCAACTCGAAGATGCGCTCATGGCCAGCCTGACGCTGGACGATCGCGGTGTCGATGCCTACGGACTGTTCGATCCGCAATTGCGGCATTTGAACGGGCCGATCCAACGCATCCCCGCCGACCTGCCACTGGACGGCAGGATCCACATGCTCGGCGGTTGCGTCGATTCCGACGACCCGAGCGTACCTTCCGACAGTTGTGACGCGGTGGCGACCCGGACCCAGGACGGTCGCTGGCTGGTCCTGGCCCGTGACAACGGCTCGCTGTTCGCCGTGACCCGCATCATCTTGCACGCGCTGTTCTGGGGAGTATCGCTGACGATCCTGCCGGGCATTGCCGGCTGGCATTTGTTGCGTCGCCGACCGCTGCAGCGTATTCGCAAACTGCAAGCCAGCGCCGAGGCTATCGTCGCCGGCGACCTGACCCATCGCCTGCCGCTGTCGAGCCGGCGTGATGAACTGGACATGCTGGCGGCGATCGTCAATGCCATGCTCGACCGCATCGAACGCTTGATGAATGAAGTCAAGGGCGTGTGCGACAACATCGCCCATGACCTGCGCACCCCGCTGACGCGCCTGCGTGCCCAACTTTATCGCATCCAGCAGCAAGCGCCGGACGGCTCGCCCGAGGCCTTGCAGATGGACCAGGTGATCGCCGAAACCGACACCCTGATGGCTCGGTTTCGGGGCCTGTTGCGGATTTCCGAACTGGAAGACCAACAACGGCGCTCGGGGTTCGTGCGCCTCGACCCGTTGCAGTTATTGCAGGAGCTGCATGACTTTTACCTGCCGCTGGCCGAAGAAGGCGAACTGACCTTCACCCTAGAGGTGCCTGATGCGCTGCCCCTGCTCAATGGCGACCGGGCATTATTGTTCGAGGCCGTGTCGAACCTGCTGAGCAACTCCATCAAGTTCACCCCGCCAGGCGGCACAGTGATCCTGCGAGGGGTCGATCAGGGCGACAGCACCCGCATCGAAGTGCTCGATTCTGGCCCGGGCATCCCCGAGGCGGAGCGCAGGGCCGTGTTTCGCCGCTTCTACCGTGCCGAAGGCAGCAGCCAGCACGGCGGATTCGGCCTGGGCCTGTCCATCGTCGCGGCGATCGTCAATCTGCATGGGTTCACGCTGGAGGTGGGCAGCAGTGAGCACGGCGGCGCGCGGTTGGTGCTCGATTGCCGGGCGACGTTGTTGTAG
- a CDS encoding DUF1652 domain-containing protein yields the protein MTHLAPLRSRLEESFTPLACECSLNGDGTLTVRLYHRESGEVDLVVSGMSVDSVRSEASIAKLIEELRYELENIPLHRNDPA from the coding sequence ATGACCCATCTGGCCCCCTTGCGCAGCCGCCTCGAAGAAAGTTTTACGCCGCTGGCCTGCGAATGCAGCCTCAATGGCGACGGCACTCTCACTGTGCGCCTGTATCACCGTGAAAGCGGTGAGGTGGACCTGGTAGTGAGCGGCATGAGTGTCGACAGCGTCCGTTCGGAAGCGAGCATCGCCAAGTTGATCGAAGAGCTGCGCTATGAGCTGGAAAACATCCCGCTGCATCGCAATGACCCGGCATAA
- the hcnA gene encoding cyanide-forming glycine dehydrogenase subunit HcnA — protein sequence MIQSQDLLRRKFDIQPLTHADMTVRLDGQVVSAAHGETVLTVIQSLGQRQVARNDHDQISGAYCGMGVCQCCLVKIDGRHKRRACQTLVRPGMQIETRVNRMTETEAP from the coding sequence ATGATCCAATCTCAAGACCTTCTACGCCGAAAATTTGATATCCAGCCGCTGACCCATGCCGACATGACGGTGCGCCTGGACGGGCAGGTTGTCAGCGCCGCCCACGGTGAAACCGTCCTCACCGTCATTCAATCCCTGGGCCAACGTCAGGTGGCTCGTAACGATCACGACCAGATCAGCGGTGCCTACTGCGGCATGGGCGTGTGCCAGTGCTGCCTGGTCAAGATCGACGGTCGCCACAAGCGCCGCGCCTGCCAGACCCTGGTGCGCCCCGGCATGCAGATCGAAACCCGGGTCAACCGCATGACCGAAACGGAGGCGCCATGA
- a CDS encoding NCS1 family nucleobase:cation symporter-1, with protein MTRSTVTERDGLFELEAGSDVLDSPRYNHDIAPTKVHERTWNRWHITALWVGMAICVPTYTLGGVLTAYFGLTVGEALLAILFANIIVLIPLTLNAFAGTKYGIPFPVLLRSSFGVIGSNVPCLIRALVACGWFGIQTMFGGLAIHLFLGSVFEGWKSLGGTGEVIGFMLFWVMNLWVVLRGAESIKWLETLSAPLLVLVGAGLLVWALPNVSLTELMAVPAKRPEGAGVTGYFLAGLTAMVGFWATLSLNIPDFSRYAKSQKDQIVGQIIGLPLTMFLFASLGVVMTAASEKLVGVTVSDPVSLIGHIQSPVWVALAMVLIIVATLSTNTAANIVSPTNDFQNLAPKLIGRTKAVMLTGLVGLALMAHELLKKLGLIVSEVSLESVYSNWLLGYSSLLGPIAGIMVVDYFLIKKQQLDLAGLYRDDVYPAWNWNGFIAFGVPVLLTLLSLGSDAFSWFYSYGWFTGSALGGVIYYGLCSMRASPSVAKSAV; from the coding sequence ATGACCAGATCAACAGTGACTGAGCGCGACGGGTTGTTCGAGCTTGAAGCCGGCAGCGACGTCCTCGACAGCCCCCGTTATAACCACGACATCGCGCCGACCAAGGTGCACGAGCGAACCTGGAACAGATGGCACATCACCGCACTGTGGGTGGGCATGGCGATCTGCGTGCCGACCTACACCCTCGGCGGCGTGCTCACCGCCTATTTCGGCTTGACGGTGGGCGAGGCGCTGCTGGCGATCCTGTTTGCCAACATCATCGTACTGATCCCCCTGACCCTGAATGCCTTTGCCGGAACCAAGTACGGCATCCCGTTTCCGGTGCTGTTGCGCTCGTCTTTCGGTGTGATTGGTTCCAACGTGCCGTGCCTGATCCGGGCCCTGGTGGCCTGTGGCTGGTTCGGGATCCAGACGATGTTCGGCGGGCTGGCGATCCACCTGTTTCTCGGCTCGGTGTTCGAAGGCTGGAAGAGCCTGGGCGGTACCGGCGAGGTGATCGGTTTCATGCTGTTCTGGGTCATGAACCTGTGGGTGGTGTTGCGCGGTGCCGAGTCGATCAAGTGGTTGGAAACCTTGTCCGCGCCGCTGCTGGTGCTGGTGGGCGCGGGGTTGTTGGTGTGGGCATTGCCCAATGTCTCGCTGACCGAGCTGATGGCGGTCCCGGCCAAACGCCCCGAAGGCGCCGGGGTAACGGGCTATTTCCTGGCCGGGCTGACGGCCATGGTCGGCTTCTGGGCCACCCTGTCGTTGAACATTCCCGACTTCAGCCGTTACGCCAAGAGCCAGAAAGACCAGATCGTCGGGCAGATCATCGGCCTGCCGCTGACCATGTTCCTGTTCGCCTCCCTCGGCGTGGTCATGACCGCCGCCTCGGAAAAGCTGGTTGGGGTGACCGTCTCCGATCCAGTGAGCTTGATCGGGCATATCCAGAGCCCGGTGTGGGTGGCCCTGGCCATGGTGCTGATCATCGTCGCCACGCTCTCGACCAACACCGCCGCCAACATCGTCTCGCCCACCAACGACTTCCAGAACCTGGCGCCGAAACTGATCGGCCGGACCAAGGCGGTGATGCTCACCGGGTTGGTGGGGCTGGCGCTGATGGCTCACGAACTGCTGAAAAAACTTGGCTTGATCGTTTCCGAGGTCAGTCTGGAGTCGGTCTATTCCAACTGGTTGCTGGGCTATTCGAGTTTGCTGGGGCCGATTGCCGGGATCATGGTGGTGGATTATTTCCTGATCAAGAAACAGCAACTGGACCTGGCCGGGTTGTACCGCGACGACGTTTACCCGGCGTGGAACTGGAACGGCTTCATCGCCTTTGGCGTGCCGGTGCTGCTGACGTTGCTGTCCCTGGGCAGCGATGCGTTCAGCTGGTTCTACAGCTATGGCTGGTTCACCGGCTCGGCGCTGGGCGGGGTGATTTATTACGGGTTGTGCAGCATGCGAGCGAGCCCGTCCGTCGCTAAATCTGCGGTGTGA
- a CDS encoding helix-turn-helix transcriptional regulator, which yields MNQQVPTTDTNRRQLLQIIAGLSDGVMLIEVDQTIAWANAAALAMHGVEDLSELGTTARQYARRFNLRYRNNHPLTEDNYPIARVARGDEFSDVLVEVTPQADPDRTWVHRIRSMVLADRNGEPELLVLILSDATEWASAEQRFEKTFGANPAPAVICRLSDLRYIKVNPGFLEMTGYSREQVIGRSVYELDVLEAAERRDLAIERLGQGATIPQMEAELKLPDGTSKQVIVAGQPLDLHDEDCMLFSFMDMEPRRKAQTALRQSEERFAKSFRLSPVPTLVCSAEQQLLEINEAFLHTSGYASEELLGKTVEEIGFLDKDASAALFARLEKAAAVSSIDVKVHKKGGELIDCEVAADTVVIQDKPCYLLVLMNITERKRSELELVAAIEEVMKDASWFSRTLIEKLANVKSINAQVPSVSFTELTARERDVLGLICEGLADKEIAARLKLAPNTVRNHVATLYSKLDVHSRSEAIVWARERGLFANEWRMKAP from the coding sequence ATGAATCAGCAAGTTCCGACCACCGATACCAACCGTCGTCAATTGCTGCAGATCATTGCCGGGCTGTCCGACGGGGTGATGTTGATCGAGGTCGACCAGACCATTGCCTGGGCCAACGCAGCGGCCTTGGCGATGCACGGGGTCGAGGACCTCAGTGAACTGGGCACCACGGCCCGGCAATACGCCCGGCGTTTCAATCTGCGTTATCGCAACAACCACCCGCTGACCGAAGATAACTACCCCATCGCCCGGGTTGCCCGTGGCGATGAGTTCAGTGATGTGCTGGTGGAAGTCACGCCCCAGGCCGACCCGGATCGCACCTGGGTGCATCGGATCCGCAGCATGGTGCTGGCCGACCGTAACGGCGAGCCGGAGCTGCTCGTGCTGATCCTCAGCGATGCCACCGAATGGGCCAGCGCCGAGCAACGCTTCGAGAAAACCTTCGGGGCCAACCCGGCACCGGCGGTGATCTGTCGCCTCAGTGACCTGCGTTACATCAAGGTCAATCCGGGGTTCCTGGAGATGACCGGCTACAGTCGTGAGCAGGTGATCGGGCGTTCGGTGTATGAACTGGACGTGCTTGAAGCCGCTGAAAGGCGCGACCTGGCGATCGAGCGCCTGGGGCAGGGCGCGACCATTCCGCAAATGGAGGCCGAGTTGAAATTGCCCGACGGCACCAGCAAGCAGGTGATCGTCGCCGGCCAGCCGCTGGACCTGCATGACGAAGACTGCATGCTGTTTTCCTTCATGGACATGGAGCCGCGTCGCAAGGCGCAAACGGCGCTGCGCCAGAGCGAGGAGCGCTTTGCCAAGTCGTTCCGCCTGTCGCCCGTGCCCACCCTGGTATGCAGCGCCGAACAACAGTTGTTGGAAATCAACGAGGCGTTTCTCCACACCTCCGGTTACGCCAGCGAAGAACTGTTGGGTAAAACCGTGGAGGAAATCGGCTTTCTTGACAAGGACGCCAGCGCCGCGCTGTTTGCCCGGCTGGAAAAGGCTGCCGCGGTCTCGAGTATCGACGTCAAGGTGCACAAGAAGGGCGGCGAACTCATCGACTGTGAGGTCGCCGCTGATACGGTGGTCATCCAGGACAAGCCTTGCTATCTGCTGGTGTTGATGAACATCACCGAGCGCAAACGCTCGGAGCTGGAGCTGGTGGCGGCTATCGAAGAGGTGATGAAAGACGCTTCCTGGTTCAGTCGGACCTTGATCGAAAAACTGGCTAACGTGAAGAGTATCAACGCCCAGGTGCCCAGTGTGTCATTCACCGAGCTGACGGCCCGGGAGCGGGACGTGCTGGGGCTGATCTGCGAAGGCCTGGCCGACAAGGAAATCGCCGCGCGGCTCAAACTGGCGCCCAATACCGTGCGTAATCACGTGGCTACGCTGTATTCGAAACTGGATGTCCATAGCCGCAGCGAAGCGATTGTCTGGGCGCGGGAGCGGGGTTTGTTCGCTAACGAATGGCGGATGAAGGCACCATGA
- a CDS encoding response regulator transcription factor: protein MNRILTIEDDAVTAREIVAELTRNGLDVDWVDNGREGLERAVSGDYDLITLDRMLPELDGLVIVTTLRTMGVATPILMISALSDVDERVRGLRAGGDDYLTKPFATDEMAARVEVLLRRNNGAREPETVLRVADLELNLISREASRNGQLLSLLPTEYKLLEFLMRNSGQILSRMMIFEEVWGYHFDPGTNLIDVHIGRLRKKIDPPGLEPLIRTVRGSGYVIAEPC, encoded by the coding sequence ATGAACCGCATCCTGACCATCGAAGACGACGCCGTGACCGCCCGTGAGATCGTCGCCGAGCTGACCCGCAACGGCCTGGACGTCGATTGGGTCGACAACGGCCGCGAAGGCCTGGAACGGGCAGTAAGCGGCGACTACGACCTGATCACCCTCGACCGCATGCTGCCCGAGCTCGACGGCCTGGTGATCGTCACCACGCTGCGCACCATGGGCGTGGCCACGCCGATCCTGATGATCAGCGCCCTCTCCGACGTGGATGAGCGGGTCCGTGGCCTGCGGGCCGGCGGCGATGATTACCTGACCAAGCCGTTCGCCACCGACGAAATGGCTGCCCGGGTCGAGGTGCTGCTGCGACGCAACAATGGTGCCCGCGAGCCGGAAACCGTGCTGCGTGTCGCCGACCTGGAGTTGAACCTGATCAGCCGCGAAGCCAGCCGCAACGGGCAACTGCTCAGCCTGCTGCCCACCGAATACAAGCTGCTCGAGTTCCTGATGCGCAACAGCGGGCAGATCCTCTCGCGCATGATGATTTTCGAGGAAGTCTGGGGTTATCACTTCGACCCAGGCACCAACCTGATCGATGTCCACATCGGCCGCCTGCGCAAGAAAATCGACCCGCCGGGCCTGGAACCGCTGATTCGCACGGTACGGGGTTCCGGCTATGTCATTGCTGAACCCTGCTAA
- a CDS encoding Zn-dependent hydrolase has product MNAALDVLQSTHQHINRDRLWQSLMDLAQLGATVKGGVCRLALTDLDRQARDLFVQWTQAAGCTVSIDAVGNIFARRPGRNPNLPPVMTGSHIDTQPTGGKFDGCFGVLSGLEVLRTLNDLNIETEAPLEVVVWTNEEGSRFAPCMMGSGVFAEKFTLEETLAKTDAEGISVGQALNAIGYAGTRPVSGHPVGAYFEAHIEQGPILEDEGKTIGVVMGALGQKWFDLTLRGVEAHAGPTPMHLRKDALVGASIIVGAVNRAALGHQPHACGTVGCLQAYPGSRNVIPGEVRMTLDFRHLEPARLDSMIAEVKQVIEDTCRQHGLTFDLKPTADFPPLYFDKGCVDAVRGAAQGLGLSHLDIVSGAGHDAIFLAELGPAGMIFVPCEGGISHNEIENAAPDDLAAGCAVLLRAMLAASQAIAEGRMAA; this is encoded by the coding sequence ATGAACGCAGCCCTCGACGTCCTGCAATCGACCCATCAGCACATCAACCGTGATCGCCTATGGCAATCGCTCATGGACCTGGCCCAACTCGGTGCCACGGTCAAGGGCGGAGTGTGCCGGCTGGCCCTGACCGATCTCGACCGCCAGGCCCGCGACCTGTTCGTGCAATGGACCCAGGCGGCGGGCTGCACCGTCAGCATCGATGCGGTGGGCAATATCTTCGCGCGGCGCCCGGGGCGCAACCCGAACCTGCCGCCGGTGATGACCGGCAGCCACATCGACACCCAGCCCACCGGCGGCAAATTCGACGGCTGCTTTGGCGTGCTCTCCGGGTTGGAGGTGCTGCGCACCCTCAATGACCTGAATATCGAAACCGAAGCACCGCTGGAAGTGGTGGTGTGGACCAACGAAGAAGGCTCGCGCTTCGCCCCGTGCATGATGGGCTCCGGGGTGTTCGCCGAGAAATTCACCCTGGAAGAAACCCTCGCCAAGACCGACGCCGAAGGCATCAGCGTGGGTCAGGCGCTCAATGCCATCGGCTATGCCGGCACGCGCCCGGTCAGTGGGCATCCGGTGGGCGCGTATTTCGAGGCGCACATCGAACAGGGACCGATCCTGGAAGACGAGGGCAAGACCATCGGCGTGGTGATGGGCGCCCTGGGGCAGAAATGGTTCGACCTGACACTGCGCGGCGTCGAAGCTCACGCCGGCCCGACCCCGATGCACCTGCGCAAGGACGCTCTGGTAGGCGCCTCGATCATCGTCGGTGCAGTCAACCGCGCCGCCCTCGGTCATCAGCCCCATGCCTGCGGCACGGTCGGTTGCCTGCAAGCCTATCCGGGCTCGCGTAATGTCATCCCGGGTGAGGTGCGCATGACCCTGGATTTTCGTCACCTGGAACCGGCGCGCCTGGACTCGATGATCGCCGAGGTCAAGCAGGTGATCGAAGACACCTGTCGCCAGCACGGCCTGACCTTTGATTTGAAACCCACGGCCGACTTCCCGCCGCTGTATTTCGATAAAGGCTGCGTCGACGCCGTACGCGGCGCCGCCCAAGGGCTGGGCCTGTCCCACCTGGACATCGTCAGCGGTGCCGGCCATGACGCGATCTTCCTCGCCGAACTGGGCCCGGCCGGGATGATCTTCGTGCCCTGCGAAGGCGGCATCAGCCACAACGAAATCGAAAACGCCGCCCCGGACGACCTCGCCGCTGGCTGCGCGGTGCTGCTGCGAGCGATGCTGGCGGCTTCACAGGCGATTGCCGAGGGGCGCATGGCAGCTTGA